The Ornithodoros turicata isolate Travis chromosome 7, ASM3712646v1, whole genome shotgun sequence genome includes a region encoding these proteins:
- the LOC135400833 gene encoding eukaryotic translation initiation factor 3 subunit M-like, which produces MSTPTFIDVAVDDQCLDLRSYFKDCGADISDEDCPDSLCLSLQQIISVCDSCFREATDAEIEAVLNSIVSIIAVINPTESEGLVHAFCDKLAKASSNRMGVLCVRVLQNLYEAISPSSVLRYDVYYNLVKVALKTDMITSVFSDLTKLKTWLHDLEIPTPRVQKLLRLLHEALIENKQSELASKVMIELLSTYTEDNASQARDDAHRCIVSCLADPSTFLLDHLLPLKPVRFLEGELIHDLLTIFVAEKLSAYLQFYQANKDFITSLGLSHEQNMHKMRLLTLVQMAESQKEISFDTLQQELQLEEVEAFVVDALRTRMISAKINHTGRKVVVISTIHRTFGRQQWQQLKDTLVQWHNRLHIVESSMERVVRAQFEQLAPPTA; this is translated from the exons ATGAGTACACCAACTTTCATTGACGTCGCGGTCGACGACCAATGCTTGGACTTAAGGTCCTACTTCAAAGACTGTGGTGCTGACATCTCCGACGAGGATTGTCCGGACAGCCTGTGTCTCAGTCTGCAGCAAATCATATCCGTCTGCGACTCGTGCTTTAGGGAGGCAACGGATGCTGAGATTGAAGCTGTGCTTAATAGCATCGTGTCTATAATTGCAGTGATAAATCCAACTGAGAGTGAGGGCCTCGTGCATGCCTTCTGTGACAAGCTGGCGAAAGCATcctcgaatcgaatgggggtcTTGTGCGTCCGCGTGTTGCAGAACCTCTACGAAGCCATCAGCCCCAGCAGTGTGCTTCGCTACGACGTGTACTATAACCTCGTGAAAGTAGCTCTCAAAACAGACATGATCACGTCTGTGTTCAGCGACCTGACGAAGCTCAAGACCTGGCTCCATGACCTGGAGATCCCCACACCGCGAGTCCAGAAGCTCCTGAGACTTCTGCACGAAGCACTAATTGAAAATAAGCAGAGTGAGCTTGCGTCGAAGGTGATGATTGAGTTGCTGTCAACGTACACCGAAGACAACGCTTCGCAAGCCCGCGATGACGCCCATCGATGCATCGTGTCTTGCTTGGCCGATCCGTCCACATTTCTCCTGGATCACCTGCTCCCGCTGAAGCCAGTACGGTTTCTGGAAGGAGAACTGATTCATGATCTGCTCACCATATTCGTTGCAGAGAAGTTGTCTGCGTACCTTCAGTTCTATCAG GCCAACAAAGACTTCATCACTTCGCTCGGCCTGTCCCACGAGCAGAACATGCACAAGATGAGGCTGCTGACGCTCGTGCAGATGGCAGAGAGCCAGAAGGAGATAAGCTTCGACACCCTCCAGCAAGAGCTGCAGCTGGAGGAAGTGGAGGCCTTTGTGGTGGATGCCCTCCGCACGCGAATGATCTCGGCAAAGATCAACCACACGGGCCGCAAGGTGGTCGTCATCAGTACCATACACCGCACCTTTGGACGTCAGCAGTGGCAGCAACTCAAGGACACCCTGGTGCAGTGGCACAACCGCCTGCACATAGTAGAATCGAGCATGGAACGTGTAGTCAGAGCCCAGTTTGAGCAGCTGGCGCCACCTACGGCGTAG
- the LOC135400835 gene encoding calcipressin-2-like isoform X1 has protein sequence MKTLDDSACEMVERHSMNAIGEAEELFTDLDDTSDLPTSLIITNVDISVFTDSEQRTAFEDMFRQFEEEASFHYFKSFRRARVNFSTPDSAAQARIRCHQTTFGENALNCYFAQAASPGECSPGSSLLQPPLPQRQFLISPPASPPVGWEPREEAEPCLSYDIITALASLTPGESHELHPASGSQPGIIVHICEETSPTKSKPKAVIHTRCPEHGSDTSLEESVPQSISSS, from the exons ATGAAGACCTTGGATGACTCGGCATGTGAAATGGTGGAACGTCACAGCATGAACGCTATAGGTGAAGCCGAAGAACTCTTCACGGACTTGGATGACACTTCGGATCTTCCGACGTCACTTATTATTACGAACGTCGACATTAGCGTCTTCACAGACTCAGAGCAACGA ACAGCATTTGAAGATATGTTCCGTCAATTTGAAGAAGAAGCGAGCTTTCATTACTTTAAAAGCTTTCGAAGGGCTCGGGTAAATTTTTCTACTCCAGATTCTGCAGCGCAAGCACGCATTCGATGTCATCAGACAACGTTTGGTGAAAATGCACTTAACTGCTATTTTGCTCAG GCAGCTTCACCTGGGGAATGTTCCCCCGGAAGTAGTCTTCTGCAACCTCCGTTGCCTCAACGCCAGTTCCTCATATCTCCTCCTGCATCTCCTCCAGTTGGTTGGGAACCCAGGGAAGAGGCCGAGCCCTGTCTTAGCTACGATATCATTACTGCTTTAGCTAGCCTCACTCCAG GGGAGTCACATGAGTTGCACCCAGCATCTGGATCTCAGCCGGGGATCATTGTGCACATTTGTGAAGAAACTAGCCCCACCAAGAGCAAGCCGAAGGCAGTTATCCACACACGTTGCCCCGAACACGGCTCGGACACCAGCCTGGAAGAGTCTGTGCCACAGTCCATCTCCAGCTCCTAG
- the LOC135400835 gene encoding protein sarah-like isoform X2: MFPEHEPNAPMPAMFCSLGRRRFGYSGNTGTHTAFEDMFRQFEEEASFHYFKSFRRARVNFSTPDSAAQARIRCHQTTFGENALNCYFAQAASPGECSPGSSLLQPPLPQRQFLISPPASPPVGWEPREEAEPCLSYDIITALASLTPGESHELHPASGSQPGIIVHICEETSPTKSKPKAVIHTRCPEHGSDTSLEESVPQSISSS, translated from the exons atgttcccagagcacgaacctaacgcgcccatGCCTGCCATGTTCTGCAGTTTGGGTCGTCGTCGTTTTGGCTACAGCGGAAACACCGGAACTCAC ACAGCATTTGAAGATATGTTCCGTCAATTTGAAGAAGAAGCGAGCTTTCATTACTTTAAAAGCTTTCGAAGGGCTCGGGTAAATTTTTCTACTCCAGATTCTGCAGCGCAAGCACGCATTCGATGTCATCAGACAACGTTTGGTGAAAATGCACTTAACTGCTATTTTGCTCAG GCAGCTTCACCTGGGGAATGTTCCCCCGGAAGTAGTCTTCTGCAACCTCCGTTGCCTCAACGCCAGTTCCTCATATCTCCTCCTGCATCTCCTCCAGTTGGTTGGGAACCCAGGGAAGAGGCCGAGCCCTGTCTTAGCTACGATATCATTACTGCTTTAGCTAGCCTCACTCCAG GGGAGTCACATGAGTTGCACCCAGCATCTGGATCTCAGCCGGGGATCATTGTGCACATTTGTGAAGAAACTAGCCCCACCAAGAGCAAGCCGAAGGCAGTTATCCACACACGTTGCCCCGAACACGGCTCGGACACCAGCCTGGAAGAGTCTGTGCCACAGTCCATCTCCAGCTCCTAG